The Chitinophaga pinensis DSM 2588 region TGTCAGACAATAACCTGGTAGCGATCCATGATGTAGATACCAGAGCATTGGTTGCTCATATCCGCAGCAAAGGTGCAATGAACTGTATTATTTCTTCGGAGATCCTGGATGTAGAACAGCTGAAAACGAAGTTACAGCAGGTTCCTTCTATGGAAGGTCTGGCGCTGTGTGCTGAAGTATCTACCAAAGAAGCTTATAATGTAGGTAATCCGGATGCTGAAATCCGTATTGCAGTACTGGATAATGGCGTAAAGCGTAACATGCTGAAATGCCTCTCCGAAAAAGGCGCTTACCTGCAGGTATTCCCTACAGATACACCATTTGAAGAGTGTGAAAAATTTAAACCAAACGCGTATTTCATCTCTAACGGACCTGGTGACCCGGCTCCACTGAAATATGCTGTTGACACTGTTAAAAAGATCCTGAACGCAAATAAACCAATGTTCGGTATCTGTCTCGGACATCAGTTGCTGGCGCTGGCAAATGATATCCCTACATATAAAATGCACCATGGTCACCGCGGTCTGAACCACCCGGTAAAGAACCTGGCAACTGGTCGTTGTGAGATCACCACCCAGAACCACGGTTTTGCGGTAGATCCAAAGGCAATTGCTGCCAGCGAAACAGTAGAAGTAACACACGTGAACCTGAACGATTCTTCTATCGAGGGTATCCGTATCAAGAATAAACCGGCATTCTCCGTACAGTACCATCCGGAATCAACTCCTGGTCCTCACGATAGCCGTTATTTGTTTGATGACTTC contains the following coding sequences:
- the carA gene encoding glutamine-hydrolyzing carbamoyl-phosphate synthase small subunit, with the protein product MPQTRSIQPAVLLLDDGTVFYGKAFGKIGTAAGELCFNTGMTGYQEVFTDPSYKGQVLIMNNCYVGNYGVKKDDVESDDVKISGLICKNIAYNYSRQMADGSLEKFLSDNNLVAIHDVDTRALVAHIRSKGAMNCIISSEILDVEQLKTKLQQVPSMEGLALCAEVSTKEAYNVGNPDAEIRIAVLDNGVKRNMLKCLSEKGAYLQVFPTDTPFEECEKFKPNAYFISNGPGDPAPLKYAVDTVKKILNANKPMFGICLGHQLLALANDIPTYKMHHGHRGLNHPVKNLATGRCEITTQNHGFAVDPKAIAASETVEVTHVNLNDSSIEGIRIKNKPAFSVQYHPESTPGPHDSRYLFDDFFNMIKANM